From a region of the Pontixanthobacter gangjinensis genome:
- a CDS encoding serine hydrolase domain-containing protein, translating into MTCFPAFISNFLGRLLGMLIAGLLVVSPAQAKEPDWAALDRLVDSQLETGEPGISVAVSVGGQLVYERWAGQADLERSLPIGADTRFHIGSTSKQFTAFAIMLLAEQGKLSLTQDVRDFIPELEVRPTPVTIRHLLNHTSGLREENGLLFLTGQTQATPTTADQALDLFFRQRGGNFAAGERQEYSNTGYQLLAEVTARVSGQPFAEFMQARVFGPLGMTQSFVSTNPNKIIGNIAASYDPAEAGFANAHLLSVTYGSTGIVSHPRDLLLWAHALNSGEIGGNDVSGAVAAMAARSTLPNGRRLISTNGQEYRNFRGLDTWSHGGSTAGFRSFLLRVTDERPDKQVAVSVMGNRSDLLKAAFAFDVAEIVLADRLEAEEIADFVPETGDQLDRYVGDYELFAGVVFSLRRDGDRLTFATFGEEGHLLPQIGKGIFMLNPARELRLEFHDFAKEPSGAERATEMRWQVSEDGYIPARRTVMQPVPQTPLNTGELVGTYYSNTLQQALILYAQGGQLWLRTGDAKHVPFTRYQPDTFRPEAETGVQRLEFKRDSRGAVDGLLVSAPLANDIEYRRIGGSNTSRQ; encoded by the coding sequence ATGACCTGTTTTCCCGCCTTCATTTCCAACTTTCTTGGCAGGCTACTTGGCATGCTCATCGCAGGATTGTTGGTCGTCTCGCCAGCTCAGGCCAAAGAGCCTGATTGGGCGGCGCTCGACCGCTTAGTCGATAGTCAACTAGAAACCGGCGAACCGGGCATCAGTGTCGCGGTGTCAGTGGGCGGGCAGCTGGTCTATGAACGCTGGGCGGGTCAGGCGGACCTTGAGCGCTCCCTTCCCATTGGTGCGGACACGCGGTTCCACATCGGCTCGACCAGCAAGCAATTCACGGCGTTCGCGATTATGCTGCTTGCCGAACAAGGGAAGCTCTCGCTTACTCAGGATGTGCGCGACTTTATTCCTGAATTGGAAGTCCGCCCCACGCCCGTAACAATCCGGCATTTGCTGAACCACACCAGCGGCTTGCGCGAGGAAAATGGCCTGCTATTTCTCACCGGTCAGACACAAGCAACACCTACGACTGCGGATCAAGCGCTCGATCTGTTTTTTCGCCAGCGCGGCGGCAATTTCGCCGCTGGTGAGCGCCAGGAATATAGCAACACTGGATATCAATTGCTCGCTGAAGTGACCGCCCGAGTATCAGGCCAGCCTTTCGCCGAGTTCATGCAAGCTCGCGTCTTCGGTCCGCTTGGTATGACGCAAAGCTTCGTGTCCACTAATCCCAACAAGATCATAGGCAACATCGCAGCGAGCTATGACCCAGCCGAAGCTGGCTTTGCTAACGCGCATCTCTTGTCTGTCACATATGGATCGACTGGCATCGTTTCCCATCCGCGCGACCTGCTCCTCTGGGCACATGCTTTGAATTCTGGCGAGATTGGCGGGAACGATGTAAGCGGCGCCGTCGCCGCCATGGCCGCGCGCTCTACATTACCTAATGGCCGCCGATTGATCAGCACCAACGGCCAAGAATATCGCAATTTTCGCGGCCTTGATACCTGGTCGCATGGTGGGAGCACGGCTGGGTTCAGGAGTTTCCTTCTGCGCGTGACAGACGAGCGGCCGGACAAGCAGGTGGCCGTCTCGGTGATGGGCAATCGGAGCGATCTCCTAAAAGCTGCCTTCGCTTTCGATGTGGCAGAGATCGTGCTCGCGGACCGGCTCGAGGCTGAGGAGATAGCAGACTTTGTCCCCGAAACAGGCGATCAGCTCGACCGGTATGTTGGCGATTATGAACTGTTTGCAGGGGTTGTCTTCTCGCTGCGGCGCGATGGTGACAGGCTGACCTTTGCGACATTTGGCGAAGAGGGGCATCTTCTGCCGCAGATCGGCAAGGGGATATTTATGCTGAACCCGGCGCGAGAACTTCGCTTGGAGTTTCACGATTTTGCCAAGGAGCCCTCTGGAGCTGAGCGCGCAACTGAAATGCGCTGGCAGGTCAGCGAAGATGGCTACATTCCGGCGCGGCGCACCGTTATGCAGCCAGTGCCGCAAACACCGCTCAACACGGGTGAACTGGTCGGGACTTATTACAGCAACACTCTGCAACAGGCGCTCATACTATATGCTCAAGGCGGGCAACTTTGGCTGCGCACTGGCGATGCCAAACATGTCCCATTTACCCGATATCAACCTGACACGTTCCGGCCAGAAGCCGAAACAGGAGTTCAGCGTTTGGAGTTTAAGCGGGATAGTCGCGGAGCAGTCGATGGCCTGCTTGTGTCAGCACCTCTGGCCAACGATATTGAGTATCGGAGAATTGGCGGGAGCAATACTAGCAGACAGTGA
- a CDS encoding Flp family type IVb pilin: MKTFLKNFIADESGASAAEYALILAVVGVAIGGAALLLSTEISGAITDSAGRVDACADAAGSETGDTACPPATSSLVD; the protein is encoded by the coding sequence ATGAAGACTTTTCTGAAAAACTTTATTGCTGACGAAAGCGGTGCTTCCGCAGCTGAATATGCTTTGATCCTGGCTGTTGTCGGTGTTGCCATTGGCGGCGCTGCACTCCTGCTCTCGACTGAAATTTCGGGTGCGATCACCGATTCTGCTGGCCGTGTTGATGCATGTGCCGATGCTGCAGGTTCGGAAACTGGCGATACTGCTTGCCCACCAGCAACCAGCTCTTTGGTTGACTAA
- a CDS encoding helix-turn-helix domain-containing protein produces the protein MHGLPNAARANTPFGMDLIVPNAAMLATFMAILLGAFLLLVPSAIRLANSLLALFLFTTAIDVSGWFISDWWAAHPKISSLRPVVVMLQMPFYTGFIWFSCFQRRSLHARDAWHFVPAGLVLAFIITGADIPYLSAAFEAQYAIYIAAAVYALWRVRLEMRTRFVGQSASWRWLVLLVVSSLVAHSLFVIRTAFAVSLTVDIQTTLQTIAALLVLAITVAIAFQALLSPQIFRGADRLLVSAANEIDASDEGNRRGDTKRLVALMDQQHPYLDPDMSLSRLARLCGITAKDLSALINQRHGLHFFDFLNRYRIEHAQRLLKDSNQSVTEILYASGFNAKSSFNTAFKKHVGMTPSAYRKESRTK, from the coding sequence ATGCACGGCTTGCCAAATGCGGCGCGGGCGAACACACCTTTTGGCATGGATTTGATCGTTCCCAATGCGGCGATGCTCGCTACGTTTATGGCTATTTTGCTAGGGGCGTTCTTGCTTCTCGTGCCCTCGGCTATCCGGCTTGCCAACTCCTTGCTTGCGCTGTTCCTGTTTACCACCGCGATCGATGTTAGCGGCTGGTTTATTTCCGATTGGTGGGCCGCACATCCCAAGATCAGCAGTCTCCGTCCTGTGGTCGTGATGCTCCAAATGCCATTCTATACCGGCTTCATTTGGTTCAGCTGTTTCCAACGGAGATCTTTGCATGCTCGAGACGCGTGGCATTTTGTGCCTGCGGGCTTAGTCTTGGCTTTCATAATAACAGGGGCAGATATTCCTTACCTGAGCGCCGCGTTTGAAGCGCAATATGCGATTTATATCGCCGCTGCCGTCTATGCTCTTTGGCGGGTTCGTCTGGAGATGAGAACGCGATTTGTCGGACAATCGGCGAGCTGGCGCTGGCTGGTCTTGCTCGTCGTATCCTCCCTCGTCGCGCATAGCCTGTTTGTGATTCGGACCGCCTTTGCGGTCTCACTTACTGTAGATATTCAGACCACGCTGCAAACGATTGCAGCGCTTCTAGTTCTTGCGATCACTGTAGCGATTGCATTTCAAGCCTTGCTATCACCTCAAATCTTTCGGGGGGCGGACAGGTTACTTGTATCTGCGGCCAATGAAATTGATGCGTCCGATGAGGGCAACAGGCGCGGCGACACCAAGCGATTGGTGGCGCTTATGGATCAGCAGCATCCCTATCTCGATCCCGATATGTCGCTCTCGCGGCTGGCTCGGCTCTGCGGGATTACGGCCAAGGATCTTTCGGCATTGATCAATCAGCGACATGGTTTGCACTTTTTTGATTTTTTGAACCGCTACCGCATCGAACATGCGCAAAGATTGCTCAAAGACAGCAACCAGAGCGTAACGGAGATCCTCTACGCATCGGGCTTCAACGCTAAGTCGTCCTTCAACACCGCGTTTAAAAAACATGTGGGTATGACACCGTCGGCATATCGCAAAGAAAGCCGCACAAAATAG
- a CDS encoding IS6 family transposase: MPRPKKPANPFRYFNSSPEIIRLVVMMYVRFPLSLRNVEDLLFERGIDVCHETVRLWWNRFGPLFAADIRRQRVSRMKGFRNWRWHLDEVFVKINSETHYLWRAVDQEGEILESYVTKKRNKRAALQFLKKALKRHGPAEKIVTDGLRSYPAAMREIGNLERREMGRWKNNRVENSHLPFRRRERAMLRFRQMKSLQKFASLHANIHNHFNSQRHLIDRQTYKTARSAALAEWQNLMA, from the coding sequence ATGCCCAGACCCAAGAAACCAGCCAATCCGTTTCGCTATTTCAACTCATCTCCTGAGATTATCCGCCTGGTCGTGATGATGTACGTCCGTTTCCCGCTGAGTTTGCGGAACGTTGAAGATCTGCTTTTCGAGCGCGGGATTGATGTATGCCACGAGACGGTGCGGCTTTGGTGGAACCGGTTCGGTCCGCTGTTCGCTGCAGACATTCGCCGACAACGGGTTAGCCGGATGAAGGGCTTCCGGAACTGGCGCTGGCACCTCGATGAGGTGTTTGTGAAGATCAACAGCGAGACGCATTATTTATGGCGTGCGGTGGATCAAGAAGGCGAGATTCTCGAGAGCTATGTCACGAAAAAGCGAAACAAAAGAGCTGCATTGCAATTCTTAAAGAAAGCGCTGAAACGGCACGGACCGGCAGAGAAAATCGTCACTGACGGGCTTAGATCCTATCCGGCTGCGATGCGCGAGATCGGCAACCTCGAACGCCGCGAGATGGGAAGGTGGAAGAACAACAGGGTTGAAAACAGCCACCTTCCATTCCGACGACGAGAGCGAGCGATGCTCAGATTTCGACAGATGAAGTCGTTACAAAAGTTCGCTTCTCTCCACGCTAACATCCACAACCACTTCAATTCGCAGCGCCACCTCATCGATAGACAAACTTACAAGACTGCTCGCTCAGCCGCATTGGCTGAGTGGCAAAACCTTATGGCCTGA
- a CDS encoding DUF2569 domain-containing protein, with product MILKCFEAYRAALFAKSLLVPAFFYNRMAIVTLLWLMLTVPLALLKLAFPATSIHNLGDALPILVAYSIIIAAPICGYLIAHEAFGKQASSTQLDFHLSFLGKWKRIDEQSARKNILFGPVGFIASLLIGMLLNVVIRAGEFFLAVPAMSAHAPEWGMTLFITMTADVAITGFFYMVAFVMALRTVPLFPRMLLFAWCVDVFMQLIIAQQLSLVGNIPAGVVTPLVDLLQGNMTKVMISIVVWMPYLLLSHRVNITYRHRLPQN from the coding sequence ATGATACTGAAATGTTTTGAAGCATACCGTGCGGCTTTGTTCGCAAAGAGCCTGTTGGTGCCTGCATTCTTTTACAACCGTATGGCTATTGTCACTCTATTATGGCTGATGCTTACTGTTCCCCTGGCACTGCTGAAGCTCGCTTTCCCAGCGACTAGTATCCATAATTTGGGCGATGCGTTGCCTATACTCGTCGCCTATAGCATCATCATCGCCGCGCCAATTTGTGGTTATCTGATCGCGCATGAGGCATTCGGCAAGCAGGCATCCTCCACACAACTTGATTTTCACTTGTCATTTTTGGGAAAATGGAAACGGATTGACGAACAAAGCGCCCGCAAGAACATTCTTTTCGGCCCGGTTGGCTTTATCGCCTCGCTGCTGATCGGCATGCTGCTGAACGTAGTCATTCGTGCCGGGGAGTTTTTTCTGGCCGTTCCCGCGATGAGCGCCCACGCCCCCGAATGGGGCATGACCTTGTTTATCACCATGACGGCAGATGTCGCGATAACCGGCTTCTTCTATATGGTCGCTTTCGTCATGGCGTTGCGCACCGTGCCCCTGTTTCCGCGAATGTTGCTGTTCGCATGGTGCGTGGATGTTTTCATGCAGTTGATCATCGCCCAGCAATTGTCATTGGTCGGCAACATCCCCGCTGGCGTTGTCACCCCGCTAGTTGATCTGCTCCAAGGAAACATGACCAAGGTCATGATCAGCATCGTGGTATGGATGCCCTATCTGCTGCTTTCGCACCGGGTAAACATCACCTATCGGCATCGCCTCCCACAAAATTGA
- a CDS encoding helix-turn-helix transcriptional regulator encodes MLPKTSIEETLGVRLKRMRVAKRWTQHEVAEKLGVSITSVCNWEKGYTRPRTSAQRQLSSLYNTSLEELFASVRSAELATPSSTLQDNSKERQQLYSLSDVITRSRQAIADSAGLSAASVKITLHY; translated from the coding sequence GTGCTACCTAAGACATCGATAGAAGAGACTCTAGGTGTGCGCCTGAAGCGGATGCGTGTTGCCAAACGATGGACGCAACATGAAGTCGCTGAAAAACTTGGCGTTTCAATCACCAGCGTGTGCAACTGGGAAAAAGGATACACCCGGCCCAGAACAAGTGCGCAAAGACAATTGTCGAGCCTTTACAATACCTCTTTAGAGGAATTGTTCGCTAGTGTGAGAAGTGCGGAGTTGGCCACACCCAGCTCGACGCTGCAAGATAATTCCAAAGAGCGCCAGCAACTTTATTCCCTGTCAGATGTTATCACCCGTTCACGGCAGGCGATAGCTGATTCTGCCGGACTGTCCGCCGCCAGCGTGAAGATCACCCTACACTACTAA